The Trypanosoma brucei brucei TREU927 chromosome 4, complete sequence genomic sequence TTACCTTGATGTCCAATAACACCAAAGTGTGAAGACCTGCGTCACGGTTTGTCTTCAATCTGTCGTACCACGAGTCTGGTTTCCATGTCTCAGTCCAGAAACAAAGTGAAAGCACCTGACCAAATCGATAGAGCTGGAGACCACAGCACCCCACGGCATTGATAATGGAGGCATTATGAATGGCACGACACTCAATCTTCTGTTCCCGACAGCGCACAACCAAGTCGGAGTGCGTCGTTGCCCCAAAGACGTCACCAACAACCAGAAATGCAACCTTTTTACTTTCCGCATCCCTCAAAACATCCCCACTCTCCACCATTTCCCTATCAGCGACAATAACAGGCTTCCCATACGCTGCAGAAAGCTCCTCGGGTGAGCTGTTAATGAGGAACGATGTGTATGCCTCGAGGTAGACAACGTCTGCGTCGTGGACCGCCTTGAGTCCGTTGACTGTGATGTCGTTGGCATCACCAAGTCCCAGACCTATTAGGGTGAACATTGGTGCCTCTTCCTACATACAGGGAGGGGGAACAGTGAAGTATCAATCATTCGGCCAGACCAACGTATTAAATAGCTAGAGCAGGAGGAAACAATTCACAGTGTATTGCCACAAACCGTAATAACATACTCTTTAATTGTCCCAATACGTCCGACTTGACAGAAACGGGGCTAACGCGTATATCAGTCCGTGTGTGTAGGATTCGGCACGATTGAGGTGACCGGCTGTGAGAACTCCCATTGCTCCTTGTCCAGATCTCACGTCCTTCTCACCAGTCATTTCGTCCATTATTTCTGCAAGCTCCTTTCCCTCATTGAGGATCTTCTGCATGAGCTTCTGACTCATTTCAAACCTTCCAGATGACCCTGTCCCCTCGCGTCCACTCGAACGCTCAATGACATGCATCCACCCACATTCAAACCATCTGTCACCGATCTTTTCCAGGCCACCTTCCATTCCTACCCCATAATGGGCATCAGGTATGTGCCGTAGCGCCTCTCGGGCGCGGTGTTGAGCCCCTTCTTGTGACTCTCCCGCTGACATGGGTTGAGCTCGGACAGCTGAACTCACCTCAACAGGTCTGATGTCGTGTTGTTGATCAGGAAAACACTTGTTAACAACCAAGGCAACAGAGTTCAATTTTGCTTTGTTCGTTGTCCCTACTGCCCAAATGATCATTGTGTTACTAACAGCCACAATAACACTAAGAAACGAGTGCTTGATGCTTGCCGAAACCAAGAAGTAGCACCAGCCACAAGGTTAGAAAAGATGTGAGCACAAACGAGAATCGGCCGGTATGTCCGGTTGCACAggatacaaaaaagaaaaacagcaagACACCTCCATGCGCAAGATGCTGCGACAACATAACACCCAAAGACGTACGCCTAGATTGGCAAGTGCACAACCAGCAGCGCATTACGTATCGGTTCTCTCTGATCATacgcatatatgtatgtagagttcagaaagagaggaaatgatTACCTACTTGGACTTCCTGTGAGCCAAACACCTAAATAAAGATGGTGGACATCCCGCAGAAACTGAAAATGAgggttccaaaaaaaaaaaaaaaatcagccGCCTTGAACGATCATGGACACTGTGCACGGTTGTCAGGCAGCTACGCATGGGTGCATGCGCCCGAATGATTATGCATTACATAACATTTCGGGTGACGTAGCCTCTGGTGCTGAAAAAGTTCCTGTCAAGGTGGTGAGcttcacaaaggaaaagcaatAACACCACCTTACGTTTTGCTTTGCATAAGCAAAGTGATCGATGCCCTCTCACCTACGAAATGATCAGCGGTATTAGAATGTATTTTCTATTGTACACAAGGAGATGCGTGCATGTACTCGCAACAGGTGGTACTGAAGAGCTCTCTCGAACACTGTGCGGGCAGGGGCGTTGGCCCTTTCGGAGCATTActaagcaaaaataaaaatttcaTGTTAACGCTTGCATGGAAAAATTGTTGCTTCTCGTCACCTGCTAAAAAGTCACTGACAACCACCTAGAGTTCATGCGCTGGAACTGGCACGTAGTGCCACTTGAAAGCGACATAACACCATGGCTAA encodes the following:
- a CDS encoding diphthine synthase, putative, giving the protein MFTLIGLGLGDANDITVNGLKAVHDADVVYLEAYTSFLINSSPEELSAAYGKPVIVADREMVESGDVLRDAESKKVAFLVVGDVFGATTHSDLVVRCREQKIECRAIHNASIINAVGCCGLQLYRFGQVLSLCFWTETWKPDSWYDRLKTNRDAGLHTLVLLDIKVKEISDENLARGRKVYEPPRYMKISEAIDQILAVEKRKGRGAVAVDGGTLAVGMARVGSATQQVVAGPMQALRAVDFGTPLHSLVIAGEVHPCEEEHLRLFYLN